From the genome of Nicotiana tabacum cultivar K326 chromosome 2, ASM71507v2, whole genome shotgun sequence:
TTTTCCTCTTCTTGTCTTACCCCGGCTTCGGAACCAGGGACTTAGTTTCTTCCTCGCCACTTGAAGTCCTCAAAATGGAATCCTTAGTCAGGCCTACGTGAAAGAAAATTATTGATGAATGGAGTGTGAAAAGTGTTTTAGAACATGAAAAAGGAGATCCTTAccgtggttcttggcctcccatctgccctttgccaaatcacgccatgcGCGTTCGGCATATGTGGAAGTTGAGGCTAACTTTTGAACCCAATCTTCGAGGTCAGGTACCGCTTGAGGCATCCAAGGAACAGCTGCATATCGAAAGGGGATGTCAGATGAAGTAGAAGAAGGTACGAAGGGCAAAGTTTAAAAGATCGCTTACGGTTGAAGTTCCACTCTTCAGGGAGCGACATCTTCTCTTCCGAGATAATGTCGCAGGTCCTCACCCGTACAAAAcggctcatccaaccccgatccttgtcctcATCAATGCTCGAGATCAAAGCTTTTGTTGCCCGGTGTTGGAGCCTAATTAGTCCTCGGTAGATTTGAGGCCGGTACAACCGCATGAGGTGATTTAGAGTGAACTCTAGCCCCTCGGTTTTGATAGAGAAGAAGCGCAACATGATTATTATGCGCCATAGAGAGGGGTGGATTTGGctgagggtgacctgatatcttttgcagAGATCAATAATTACTGGGTCAaggggacccaacgtgaagggataagtgtaaacacttaagagcCCCTCCACATAGGCGGTGATGCTCTCTTCGGGAGCAGGAATTTGCACCACGACCTcgggaccccagttgcagtccCTCTTCATGGCCTTGAGATGACTCTTCGATATTGAGCACATGTATatcgacacatgctcacatcaGCCCGAGATCGATGAAGGGTTTTCGACCTTGAAGTCAGATTTTAGAGTACAGGGGTCGGGAACGTATTCATGGGGAAGCGGCTCCGCCGGACGACCGGGAAGAGGAGCAAGAAGCTTTATCCTTCTGCGGTACAGTGTTTGAGGTTTTCGCCATTTGTATAAGTAAAGAAGAGCGAAGAAAGATGAAAAACTGGTGGTTTCGATGCTAACGACGGTGGTTCTACAGACGGCGAAAATGAGGAGATGAAAAGAGTGAGAATACTTAGAGGTTTGATTAGGGAAAAAGTAAAGTTTGATTCAATGAAGGAGCAGGTATTTATAGGTTCACGACGACGGTTCGGTGGCTTTAGTGGCTGACCACTAACTGACAAGCATTAATGATTTGGAAAACTGAACTGACAGGACGTTTCGATCACATCTATCACTTACGTCATAAGGACGGCGTCATGATCGAGGTTTCAGAAAATCAAGGCTCAAAccgtttcttattattttatttcaagaaacgcggggactatctatatacggtcgaaatcgagcaTGCCAGTTTTCATAGGCACGAGGAGCTGCCTCGAGAGTAAGCTCGTAATGAACCAGGCTCGAGCTTAATGGCAAAGTACGGAGCACGAAGATCGAAATGCTCGTTAAATATCGAGACCAAGCATGACCGACTTCGAGTAATAcataataacggaatggcgagatattaGCGACCGACCGAAGATCTCGGCGaaaatctcggaacagatcaaatcaagcgGTTATTGACGTCAATCATGGGaattattttcatgattataattgtaccttatttaggatttcTCTATATATAAAGAGGGACACTATTCATTTGTAAGGGGCATTGATTCACTAATAAAAATGATACAAACACGCTGCTCTCTATTTTACTTACTGTCCATTACTGTTCATCATTTGTTCTTTACTGTTCTTCTTTCCCAACCTCGAGACCATCTCGAATAGAGGTCGAAAGCGCTACTAGAACACTGGTTTGAGTTATTTTACTATTTAGATTATCTATTTCAATTCATTGTTTGTCAAttagtattggattaaatcacgtatccttaatatagagtttaattgttactcgaattttagggtaaacattaATATAGAGAGTTATTTTTGATGTAGATCTAACTTGATTTAACTTGATTTAATAGTATCATTTACGGACTGTCTTGTTAATATTCTTAGTCGGTTGTCTTTTGGGGGACATTGGTCCCAATTTGTGAAGGAGAAATAAAGAATTACTAGAGTTGATTAGTAGTTAAATGGTGAAACTTTCAAAGATCTCTAAGCCTACCGATATAAAGAGATTTACTTACTTATACACGGGAGATTTAACTTACAAATAATACTTTTCGACTTCAAgtgcttttttttcttcaaattttaaccAAATATattgtccaaacgcctacttaggGGTCAGTTTGTTCACATGCTAATTATGAaggcaagaaaatatattgcagGATTATTTGTCTTTGAAGTATGATACGAGGAAACAAAAAAAAGGATGTAAGGTAAAGCATATTGGTAGGACTTATatattttggttatattttgaCAATAAGTGATGTAACCGTTTAATTATTCTTAGAAGCAAAtatatagcctgtttggccatgcttctaaaatcaacttattttgagaagtgtttttctcaaaagtactttttagtgagaaacaatttgtgtttggctaattaatttgaaaatcacttttgagcagtaattagtgtttgaccaagcttttgaaaactgtttttaagtgtatttttctcaaaagtgcttctcagaaaagtgcttttggagagaagctacttttttctgcttctcaaaaactacttctgcttctcctcaaaaacactttttttccttccaaaagcttggccaaacacctcaatttttagccaaaagtgcttttggccaaaaaaaaaaatatttttggcccCCAAAAAAACTTGACCAAACAGGCTAATAATCTCGAATATTGAAACATATAGTATGTCTAAGGGTATATTTGGTATGATAGAAAATGTTTTCCACGAAACTGTTTTCCTGAAGAATAAGTAGTTCTCTTATTCTCTGGTGTTTGATAAGTGAGGAAACAATATTGCCCCAAAagcattttaatataatttaggtAAATACTACAATTTCGAACCTGGACCTTAGACCTCGACACCTGGCCCCCGACCCCGTACCCCGACTTTGATCCCAAATCCTACCCCGACACCTAACACTAGTCGGCCACCTACCTCCGTATTTCGGTAGCAAAGTTCGGGTCGGGAGGGGAATGAGTGGCGGGAGTTGATGGCTTGGGGCGGAGGGAAGGGGTAGGACGAGGAGGGGAGATGAGGGCCGAGGGTGGGTTGGTGGTGGGGGTGGGGTTGCTTGGGAGGGAGAGGTGGACCAGGGCGTGGGGTTGGAGAGTGGACAAGGGGTGTCGGGGTCGGGGTGGGTAGGGTGAGGCCGAGGTGCAAGCTGGTAGGTCGGGGTCTGGAGGCCCAGGGTGGCGAGGGTGTGGATTGGAGGGTGGAAATAGGAGTACGGAAGGTTAAATCAgagttttgaaaaaatattttcactcCTTTTGGCAGGgaaattattttctttcaattgGAGGAGAATAAGTttattaggaaaatatttttcataacatTTAAACCAATCAAACATGAGGTTTTCTGATACCAAACATAACCTAAGTTCTAAAACTTGTATTAGATTACGTTCATCAAACAATGAGTAGACTTGGAcaattctctttatttttttacaACTAATTTGGGGTGTACCGGAAAATAGAATTATTATATGTTAAACTATAAATCTTTGGAGAATTTCATTTATATCAATTGATAGGGTACAGAATGTTAAGAAgatcttgagaagaattttctGATATGCTTTCCTTTCTTGGTATATTGCATTAGATAAACAACGTTCCCGCGTCCAATGATTTACATACATTAATATAAGCGACGATAGCTTTTTCTCACAGTggaagattttttttcttttctttttttgaccCTTTGACGGCATCTTTATCACTACTAAAATGGAAAGAAAAATTAGCCATTTAATAGCTACAATAACAATTCACGATATCTTTGGAAACTTTCATTGCATTAATTTTTATAGGGTACAAAATGTTAAGAAGCTTTTTTACACCTAGGTTCCAAAATATCTaccttttttttcaaagttaCATATGCATACTCTCTCCGAATAATTTCATTGGTTATTGGTTTGAAAATTTCTTGATTCTACAACATTCGCCGTTCGAGCTTGGGAAATGAAAGTTCTTTTGGTAAATACATTTTATCTTCTTAGTCAATTAGTGAGTTTTGAATACTAAATGGTTAAACAAAAAAGATTAAAGTAAATATTTACATTTGAGCCCATATCCATACTTTGCAGATGTATCGTATGCTCTTACCAATGTCACATTCAATGTCGTATTTTCTATAGTACGAATCTTTTATTTAGCTACGAAGATAAAGGAAAATCCCAAATCTTATTTCCATTTAAAGAACGACAATGCTATTAGCGATCTTATAAATATCATCCAATATTCTTGCATTGCCCTTCCATAACAAACAACActattttcatcatttcagaGTTATAATGTCCTTCTCTGCATTGGAACAGCAACTCATGATGCAAAGTTATCCattcatgaaaaaaaaataaaaataaaaataaaaatatatatatatatatatatatatatatatatatatatatatatatatggtgttcatgttttcttcttctcattttacgttcattttcttttatcttgTTTACTTCTTTTTTACTATGTTAATCCATTAACAGACATGCGTTTTGTGGGTCAACAATCGCACTTCAGGATGGCAAAAAATCGTGGCGAAAGTCTTCAAAAATGTCCATGGTATTTTTACACTTCCTTTTCCTATGTAATATGTGggtttttttaaataatatactccctccatttcagtTTTATTAGTAAGTTTTAAAAAGAATGattcttttttaaatttgaaaataatttaattaaaacttTCAATTCTACCATCAATGAGAAAATAATTAGCCACACAAATATTCTGCCATTTTTAACACTACAAGTTTCAGAAAAATTATAGCTCCACAAATATTATGGCTTGTTTAagtttcacataaattgaaatagagTGAGTACATTTTTTGAATTCTTTCATGGTGGACAGGGGCGGACCTATGCTATATAAATAGGGATCATTGACACCCGTAAAGTTCGGCAAAAACTCCATGTATACATGTATATGTCTTtaaaaaatagtgatatattagtAGTGGGCCAAAAACAAATTTTGGTTGAATTCAAAAATACACCCACGTGCttcaaatcctagatccgcctcggATGGTAGATTGTTAGTAATCTGTTTCATTTGttctcatatttttaaaaatgttAAATAGGTATCAGAAATTGCAGAATGAATGGAGATGGGATGATTGAAGTGTCAGGAAATGTGGATCCAAAAGTACTTCTAAAAAGGCTAGGAAAAGCAGGGAATAAAGCAGAGTTGTGTTGGTTTCAATTTGGAGAATGTTCAAGTAATCTTTTTATTAGCCAATCTGATTACTATGGACAATTAGATGGTAGGTTTCTTCGTTATAGAGATCAGCTTAATCCTCAATTAAGACGACGTTCCAATAAAAAATTCCATGTCGTTGATTACCATGGAAATTATGATACTGAATATGAATGCACTGTGGCGGCACAGGCACGGGAACGACGTCGTCGCACTTCGACGGCGTCAATAGCCGATAAAGGCGTCTCCTCTTGCTGTTTGATGTAATATAGGAGTATAATTTATGTCTCCTCTgtaagaaaaatatttattacTGAGCGTAGAGTCATGAATGAACGCATGTATATATTATATGGTTTTTATTTGATGATACTGGATATCTTAGGATTTCATTTCTTAATATATATTGTATTTTTAGTATTAACGTTCACAGATATCTCTATATACCGGTCTTAAGTTATGAAAAATCCTCACTCTACCTGTGTAAATTTAAACCCTCAAGTTTAATCCAAGtaattcatattattattttgctGCATGTAAtatctaaggggtcgtttggtttgagtTATAAAAAATTATCATGGTACAAACTTAGGTGTTACTTATCCTGCATTTGATTGTCATTTCCATTTTCAGCATAAATAATGTAGTAGTAAATTTTAACACTTTAAAAAACTTCAGACGATCAATGTAGTTTAGCTAACCTATTATAGCATGTTAATTATCATTTTTATGAGGTTACTCATTAATGCATATCATAAATAAATATGATCGTGTAAATCAAtgcatagaacttaaactcataaatattacCGGTATATGAAATGGGATAATTTACACATGAATTAGCTGCACTTGGATAAAGCACTTAAAGACCAAAATAACTTAGTACATATGGTAGCTCTTCTCCTCAAGCCCTTCAAAATACTCCGTAAGAACAGAGAATACTCCTCAAACAGGTCTTTGTAGTATATATAACCTGGACCAGAGCTTAAAGGCGATATAGACAGAGAATTTACCAGATCAAAAACCGATTAAAACTAAAACAtgtttttcaaattaaacaaGGTTCAAATAATGTTTTAATACAATGAATCAAATATCCAACAAAAAAAGCATTTATACTAAATAATCAAGTATTTATTAATCTTTCTATTACGATCCATTTACTGTATTACTTGCACAACAAGGTTCATTTAGTGTTTTTTTGTGTGATTATAACTTGAATTCAGTTTCCCCCTAACATCTTATGGAGATTGGAGAGAAGAAAGTAACACTCCGCACTTTGGTTTAACATTAATCTCAAAAAAAGCAAGTCACAACTAAGAAATTTTTGTTCAAACCACACATTTTCATTGCTCTGCTTCAAGACGTAGACTCCGATATTCAATTTCAGCAAATAACATGACCTCCTTGAAAGAGTAGAATAAGAAATAGAAATTGCTGATGAAACATAATCTTCAGCTTTTCTCCATAGCTGATGGACGAAAAGTGTCAAGGTAAACTTCTACATTCTGATGATTCAGAATCTTTTCTACCAGTCTCGACAGGAGAAAGACCATAAAATTCTGTCAAGTAAGCCAAAGCTTCTGAGTTGTTGTTACAAACTTTCCACAATGATGCAACCTCATTCTTGGAAACAGTGCCCCACTTCTCGCAATCATTGAGGAACTCCAGCAAATTGGAATAAAATGAGTCATAGTTCATTAGAAGAAAAGGAACAGGAAGTTGAGATCCAATTCTTTCGAGTTGAATCAAAGCCATAATCTCAAAAACCTCGTCAAGGGTACCAATTCCACCGGGAAGGGCGACAACAGCTGTCCTCTCAGAGCTTTTACATCTCACAACAGCATCCACCAACCCATGTTTCCTTGCAGAGAAAAACCTGGGTATAATACGATTTGATGAATACAAGGGTTAATTGAACATGAGAAAAATAATGCATTTATGCTATCATAGGGAAGCGCCTATTGAGAACTGCCCAACTGTGGTTCCTTTGGCTTTACAACGTGTCCTTAGTTACCTGCATGTCAGATAACTCTCTGATGGCAAGTAAGGATGAAAATTTGAAGCCGTCCATTCCCCAGCTTCTCTACCTATCTTGAACCCACCAACACGCTTCCCTGCTTGTAGGGCACCTTGCGTTGCAGCATCCATTAAGCCTGGCCCAGCACCCGACCATGTTGTACAATCTAAGAGGGCTGCAATCTATCGAACAAGTAGTATTTAGAAAAAGCTCAGCTGATCAAGGCTCTTCTTGAACTATAAAATAGTAAGGCTTACACTTTCTTCTAAAATAGTATGTCTTTAGATACAAGCTCACCATTTCTCGTTATTTCTCCTACGCGTTCATTCATTTCTATTTCTTTACCCCTAAACTTAAATAAAGTTCACTAACCTTGCTGCCCAATTCGAAGGTTTTAACATAGTGTGGATGTTCAGGACCCATCCTTGAAGATCCTAAATACACAGCACCCCGACCAAGCCTGTGTATTAATTCATAGCATTGCTCAATCTCTTTCTTGACCTGCATATTCAATAGATTGTTACTTTAGGAAACCTTCAGAACTAGTTGTATTGTGTAATCAAGATGCAATATAATTAACGTGCCAAAATTTAAGCAATACATCTGAAACAgatattctttctctttctcatcCACAAATCATTATCAAGGCAATTCCGTCAGATACAAAAAAAACACTGCAATAAAAACTCAGATCTATGACTATTCACAAAAAGTAAAGGTCATAACAAACAAGTAAACATGCCTTAGCAACTGACTGGCATTTCCAAGATGTGTTGCTAATCCACTATCAATTGAAAGAGAGGGTGGGTACATTAGAATTGTGCTTGATCATTTTCCCCGATAGTTGTTCTCCAATGGAAACGTGGAAATTTGTTTTTTAATGAATCACTGGCTGACGATATTTACTCcatcatttagaaatcatgccacTAAAAAGTTTCCAGTTTCCGCCAATGATCGATTACATATAGTCATGGTGCATAGCTTTTTATATAGATTCTCAAGTCTAATGAGTCAGAGTCCATGCTAAGATATTCAGCTGTCTAGCCTACTTTTTATACATCAGCAAGTGGTAAGGAAGGAAAGGAAGTTGGAGTACAAGATTCTTATGAACCGAAGATCAAGTGGGCTGTTATATTATATACCACAGCTACTTGTAGCAAGCAAGCCATCTCTGATATATCACAAATTTTCCGGGAGGATAAACAGagtaagagcccgtttggattagcttaTTGTAAATAGCTGATAAGCTTGAAGTGCTTAAAAGCATTTTTAAGCGCTGAAACCGATTTCTTAAATAAACATTTACGTGCTTGGAAAAATgtgctgaaattgataataagcaGTTGATTTATTTGGTAGATAAGTGCTGATAAGCTGttattttgttaaaatgactaaaacacccttaaaaactttacaaaagattataaattaaaaaatttctttGTAAATAAAAGGATGAACAACGAATATGGAATGAAGAgaaatattttgggaaaaatattttgtgaattaataaatattattaaggataaactagtaaaaactttggtcaaactaaaagtgcttataagctgaaaagtcataagttgggggtgaccaacttatgacttatggctgattttagcttataagtACTTGGCTTATAAGCATTTTGGAtgtttaccaaacgcgtagataagccaaaaggTGCTTATAAGCCAATTTGACCAGCTTCTAAGCTTTACCAAGCACCCTCTAAATCATTTCACCGAGTCAACAACATGATGGCAAAGTGTATTGCCTTGTAACCAGTGTGTTCCATCTCTTTCCTTATTCAGGCATTCAATCAGTTTTGAGTAAATAAAATGTCATTTTAGCTGATTGATATGCTAGCTTGAACCACTTTCATTCGTTACACTTCCTCCTAGTTGCTTATCCTATAGTATCTAGTTCAACGTTATCAACCTATATGCCTTTGATTTCAAGCAATCTGTAGTTGATAGTCAATACAAATACTACTAATGAGATCATTAAATGTCTAACCTTAGCATGGAAGTTTTTTTTATCAGTAAACAAGAGATATTATTAATATAACAAAAACCAGACACCAAGAAGGTGATTGCTATGATCAAAGGGGTGAACACAGTCCCCAAcgccaaaaaaagaaaagaaaagggaaggcgATCAGCTCTATACAAACGATCCTACTCCTGAAGCGAGCTAATGAAATCTATCATCTTATCTATTTCTTATACATCCTGATAATTGCACCACAGGGCTAGCATACACGAGCATCTAAATTGTATCTCTTGTACAGTGAGTCAGTGATTGCTTTTCCCTCAAAACACCTAGAGTTCCTCGCATTCCAAAGTACCCAACATACACAAGCTGAGATAGTTTTCAAGATTTCCTTCAGAGATTTATTTCTTCCTTTGAGATCCCATGCAAGCAGTAGATCGTTCAAAGAGTTTGGCATGACCCGTTTCAACTCAATTACTCAAACATGCTAAGGAACAGATCCCATAGTTTTTTAACAATCCAGCAGTGCAAAAATAGGTGACTTCCATTcagaggcggagccaggatttaaagtttatgggtttTGAATTTACAACCGAACTCATAGCTCGTTAGTTACTGGGTTCGCAATTaggtatttatacatatttaatagatTTTCTAGTACAAATACAGGGTCTGAGCAAAACGTTACTGGGTTCGTCCGAACCCGTAGATAACACCCTCCCTCCGCTCCTGCTTCCATTCTCTTCTTCTTTATTGCAAAGGTAGAATCCGTTACGCATTGCAAAACCTCTTCTTTGGAGGTTGGACTGTGTTCATGAGTCGCTTCTCACAAGAAGCATGCTACTTTGTAAGGTGCTTTATAGATTTCCATATAATTTTCCATGGCCAAGCTTGAAAGCTATTGTCTCCTCTGTTCAACCAAGTGTAGCGAGATTTGACAGAGGAAAGTCCTTGACTTTATCATGGAAGTTATGCATGAAAGTAACGATATAGGTGCATAAGATTCAAATGTGGTCCACAGGAGGAATTACGAATAAAGGAATAACAATCGATTTTTTGCTCTAGCAAGAGGGGAGCTATTGTTTCTTTGCTGATACTGAAGCAATTGCTTAAAACTTCTAGATGTCCCTCTTACAACATAAGAGGGAAGGAGCCTCCTTCCTACAAAGCCATTTGGATATCTCCACCTCCTATCTGCCATCTCACCCCACACTCAACCTATTATTTATACATTTCGATAAATTGAGTGAATACCTCGAAGGTAGAGAGAACCGTGTACCGCTTGTTACTTCTACTTGGATACAGTGGAAGAATGTTGAAAGAGAACTAAATCAAGGAATGACGAATCATGTAAAAAGAAATCACTAACATAAAATCATAGCATCAAGCTACTTTTTTGGAAATGAAAACCTCATATAATGATTCACTTATCCTTTGTTTTCTTCAAGCATCAGGAATATAAGCTCTTGAGTTCAGGATTCTCAAACAACAATAAAAGCCAGAATTGAATATAAAGATAGTAAATTTGCCACGTCAAATTCCTAATCAGAATCTTTGTGTAGAGATCATACCGTCCTCaaattaaaatattcaaaacaaaatCCAAACTTGATCAGTGCCAAGTTCTATCTTCCCTTTAATCTAAAAGTAAACACAACATCCaagttctttttttttcgttttgataagttcaaaagttGGAATACTCACCCAACTTTTACTTTGAACAAATTGCGACGAAATGAAGCATATGCAGCAGCTAAGTGGACGACTTAAACGAACCAAAAAACAGAAAAATGAGAGATGGGATCTTAAAATTGACCTCATTAGGACTTGTTCTTTCTTCGAAATCGATTGATTCATTCTTGCAGCAAAATGAGTTTCTTGATTGGTAGTTGAGCTTGGGCAAGTTGAGATTAAACCTCCATGTTTCTTTTCGCAAAGAAGACCCTAACATTACTTCCTTCTGATGAGAGCTTCTTAGGAAAACATGGCTCGCCATTGAAGTGGAGGGACTAGCTGCAGCAAACCCCATTTTCAAGATGCTCCCCTCTTTTGGTAGCAGGGAGCTTTTGCATAAAACGCTTGGATTATTAGCCACCCTTTTGAGGAGTTTTGACCACgtttttagaaataaaaaatacaattGTTTTTGAATAATAGCAACAATTATTTTTCAGAATATGAAAACAATAGCTTTTGTCCAAAAGCATTTTTGGGCCCGTTTGGCCATGggaatttttttgcttttttttcaaaatatttttacttttttccggATTAATGTTTGggcatgaaaattttaaatttcgtttgaagttgaatttcgaatttttttgaaaatttgaaaaatttcaaaaagttattttttaaaattttcatttcaaattactcacaaaattcaaaaacagatccaaattgtattcatgtccaaacataattttatttttaaaatattattttcacttgaaatattttttctttttttccgaaatttcataattcttatgtccaaacgccacTTAGAATCTTGACGAAACATAAATTGTTACCTTTTTTTggtaaataataaaattttatttactcTAATTATAATAGAAATactttttattgataaaaaatttcAAGTTAATTAATTAAATACAAATTATTAGTGTCTATTACTTTCCAAaagatattttttaaaataattaaattttagaaaCTTGATCAAATAGGCTAGATTCCTCTCTTATAACTCTCAAAAATAAGGGAGGGGTCTGGGCAAGATGCCCCAGTGGAGGGAATAATACTGTTGAATATTTGTTTGAGGATAATGGGAACACGTGGGTTCAATTTTCTATACTTTGTCCCATTGGTGGACAAATTCATTACAAGTGAATAATGTATACTTCACTTTGCAATCTTTTTggaactctttttatttttgaaacaTCTTCAAATATTGTCAATATTTTCATTAATActgtattaattttatatacaTGTTCACAAACTTCAAGATTTTATATGACTTTATCTATGAAATTAAGATTTACAACAATTACTTTGAATTTTTTCCACTACTAATACAAGTGATACACAAGTAATACAAATTAAACCGACTAATTAGCACAGTATAACTTATGTCCGAGCAAGTTATGTACATGTTCAAAATACCAATTAGAATACAATTATCCAAAATAAGGGATCGGATTGTTACATT
Proteins encoded in this window:
- the LOC107809878 gene encoding putative cytokinin riboside 5'-monophosphate phosphoribohydrolase LOGL10; this translates as MGFAAASPSTSMASHVFLRSSHQKEVMLGSSLRKETWRFNLNLPKLNYQSRNSFCCKNESIDFEERTSPNEVKKEIEQCYELIHRLGRGAVYLGSSRMGPEHPHYVKTFELGSKIAALLDCTTWSGAGPGLMDAATQGALQAGKRVGGFKIGREAGEWTASNFHPYLPSESYLTCRFFSARKHGLVDAVVRCKSSERTAVVALPGGIGTLDEVFEIMALIQLERIGSQLPVPFLLMNYDSFYSNLLEFLNDCEKWGTVSKNEVASLWKVCNNNSEALAYLTEFYGLSPVETGRKDSESSECRSLP